From Clarias gariepinus isolate MV-2021 ecotype Netherlands chromosome 1, CGAR_prim_01v2, whole genome shotgun sequence:
GTTTTAATGTTTGTCGttttagtaaaaaatataattaatttaaaaaatcaacaggACTTAAAACCTGGACCAGGAAGTGTGTGTTGCTgtcagtgactgtgtgtgaggtctttttttttcactaaaatGGCAGAAGCGAATATTTTAGGACTCAGCTGTTCAATCTGTCTGGATCTACTTAAGGATCCAGTGACTCTTCTCTGTGGACACAGTTTCTGTATGAAGTGTATTAATGACTGCTGGGATCAGGAGGATCAGAAGGGAGTCTATAGCTGTCCTCAGTGTAGACAAGCCTTCACTCCAAGACCTGCTGTGAGTAAAAACATCGCTCTGGATGAAGTAGTGGAGACTCTGAAGAAGGCAGGATTTCATGCTACACCTCCTGCTCAGTGTTCATCTGGACCTGAagatgtggagtgtgatttctgcactgagagaaaacacaaagccaTCAAGTCCTGTCTGGTGTGTCTGGCCTCTTTCTGTGAGACTCACCTCCAGCCTCACTATAAATCTCCTGCCTTTAAGAAGCACAAGCTGGTGGAAGCCTCCAGACGACTCCAGGAGCAGATCTGCTCTCAGCATGACAAACTGCTGGAGGTTTACTGTCGCACTGACCAGAAGTGTATCTGCATGTTGTGTATGTTAGATGAACATAAAGGACACGATACAGTATCAGCTGCAGCAGGACGAGCTGAGAAACAGGTAGCAATGTCTCACAGTTTCAAACCACTCAgagaaacaaatcattttaaatataattttctttcaGTTATCACACAGAGGGTGAATTAAATGTCTGTGTTCTGTGTGTAGAAGCAATTGTTGAAGATTCAGGGAAAATTCAAGCAGAGAATCCAGGGGAGAGAAAAGGAGCTTCAGGAGCTGAGGAAGGCTGTGGAGACTCACAAGGTGGGTTTGCATCTGGGAGAGCAGTTTCAGCATTAGTCAGACTTTCTCCGTTTTATTCAGTctttgttacagtatattaaacgGGGTTTTAAGTCAAATGTGTGTTTCCTAACAGAGCTCTGCACAAACAGCAGTACAGGAAACGGAGAGGATCTTTACTTCAGTGATCCAATCTCTTGAGAGACGATGCTCTGAACTGAAAGACctgatcagagctcaggagaaaGCTGCGGTGAGTCGAGCTGATGACGTCATAAagcaactggagcaggagattgcaGTGCTAAAGATGGAAGACTCCAAGATTAAAGATCTTTCATACACAGAAGACCCTATTCATTTCCTCCAGGTAACAGAACTAAATGGATGTCTACAATAATGTAGCTCCTGACTGAACAATTAAACAACTGTTAAAATTCTCAGATTTAGTGTGGAGTACAGTTTTGCCAAAGGTCAAAGATTAT
This genomic window contains:
- the LOC128522088 gene encoding E3 ubiquitin/ISG15 ligase TRIM25-like, which codes for MAEANILGLSCSICLDLLKDPVTLLCGHSFCMKCINDCWDQEDQKGVYSCPQCRQAFTPRPAVSKNIALDEVVETLKKAGFHATPPAQCSSGPEDVECDFCTERKHKAIKSCLVCLASFCETHLQPHYKSPAFKKHKLVEASRRLQEQICSQHDKLLEVYCRTDQKCICMLCMLDEHKGHDTVSAAAGRAEKQKQLLKIQGKFKQRIQGREKELQELRKAVETHKSSAQTAVQETERIFTSVIQSLERRCSELKDLIRAQEKAAVSRADDVIKQLEQEIAVLKMEDSKIKDLSYTEDPIHFLQRFQSVLEPPKSVSLPTICSHLTYGDVVKSMSYLREKVEECSKEEFWKILDEVSYVCIFPPTGLHRREDFLKYSCLLTLDPNTANRLLCLSEKNTLAVCSTATQSYPDHAERFEHHLQVLCRESVYPRCYWEVEWSGVDGVSIAVSYKNISRKGEGNECVFGCNNQSWRLFCSPSELIFCHNNRKAIIRNKASSFRIGVYVDYKEGSLSFYSVSDEMKLLYRFYTKFTQPLYPGFMVWLGSRVKLCCLQ